Genomic window (Flavobacteriales bacterium):
CAGAATGACTTCCTCCACCCACATATCCGCAATGAAATCCCCAACGACCAAATCATCATAGCGCACTTGGATCCTGCGCTCACATTCCACCGCGAGGCCAGCCTTCCGCAGCTCATGCGCTAACGCATTCTGGTACACGGATTCCAAGAACCCAGGACCCAATGCGGTCTGCACCACCATGGCACAACCAATAACGCGTTCCGTCAGCTCTTCATGCTCCATGCTCCCATTCTATATTCACCTTCATCCCATTTACTACAAGCTTGATCCTGTACATCCTGTTCATCCTGTCCGAAGCAAGCTTAATCCTGTCACTCCTGTTCATCCTGTCCAGCTCTATCCACCATCGACTTGAACTGCTCCTCCACCTTCGCCGCGAAGTCGGCCTCCATCTCAAAGATCTCCTTGAATTCCGCGAAGGCCCAACGGCCATAGGTGCCGTTGTTGTTCACCCCGGGGATCCAATAGGCGTTCATGGTCTTGGCCTTCTCCTTGGCATCCTCGCGCCGGTAGCCTTTCACTTCCACCACCAGATGCAGGAGGTCTTCCGGCCCACGACCATCATCCACGAGCACGATGTAATCCGGGATGTATTTCCGCGCTTCCCCTTGGAAGAGGTAGGGCACTTCCAATCC
Coding sequences:
- a CDS encoding GxxExxY protein — translated: MEHEELTERVIGCAMVVQTALGPGFLESVYQNALAHELRKAGLAVECERRIQVRYDDLVVGDFIADMWVEEVILIANKAVQALNTAHEVQLVNYLTATGIEVGLLLNFGAERLQVKRKHRTYRAKQERDEQDGQDDIVQPNTIL